The following nucleotide sequence is from Nocardioides eburneiflavus.
GGACTTTGAGCTAAGCACTGGAAACAGATCCGTGAACGCGCCGGAGTCTACGCAGACGTGACCCAGATCACGGGGCAGGGTGACCGACACCACACCGGACATCTGGTCCAGCTCCGGGTTCGAACGTGACAAATCCCCTCCGTGCACGTCCAGAGGGGTGACCCGCCGACCTGGGCGGAGGGAACGCGGTCAGGCGCTGGGGGCCGAGCCGACGGTGTCGTGGATGGTGAACACCTTGGCCAGTCCGGTGATCCGGAAGATCTTGAGCAGGCGCTCCTGGGTGCACACGAGGTCGAGCGAGCCGTCGTGGGCGCGCACCTTCTTGAGCCCGCCGACCAGCACGCCGAGGCCGGTGGAGTCGAGGAACTCGACAGCCTCGAGGTCGATGACGATGTCGTAGGTGCCGGCGCTCACCAGGTCGGTGATGCAGTCCCGCAGCTTGGGTGCGGTGTAGACGTCGATCTCGCCGCCGACGGCCACGACGGCACGACCGTCCACCTCGCGTGTCGCAAGGGTGAGATCCACGACTGCTCCCCGGTCCCCGAACTCGTTCGGACAGTGCGGTGCGGGCACGCCTGTGCCCCTGTTCCATTCCGGGTGGTATCAAACCACGAGTCACAAGTGTTCCGCAGGACTCCTCTCCACATCCCCGCACGATGGCCGTCCCCGGCCTTTGCCAGACTGCGTCGGTGAGCCCCTCCCGTCCCGGCGCCGTGCCCGCGGTGGACGCCCTGGTCCGTCGCCTCGTCGGCGTGCCCGGGCGCGAGGACCGGCTGCGCCACCTGGAGGTGCTGCCCGCGCGAGAGGCGGTCCACGAGGACTGGCCCGCCTGGGTGCCCGACGACGTCCGCGGGGCGTACGCCGCCCACGGCGTGGCGCGCCCGTGGCGGCACCAGGTGGTGGCTGCCGACGCGGCCCACGCGGGCGACCACGTGATCGTGGCGACCGGCACGGCCTCGGGGAAGTCGCTCGCCTACCAGCTGCCGGCACTCTCCGCGATCCGCGCGGCGCGCGGGCCGCGCGGGGAGCGCGGTGCCTCCGTGCTCTACCTCGCGCCGACGAAGGCGCTCGCCCACGACCAGCTCGCCGGCCTCGAGTCGCTCGGCCTCGACGTACGCCTCTCCGCGCACGACGGCGACTCCTCGCGCGAGGAGCGGGACTGGAC
It contains:
- a CDS encoding anti-sigma factor antagonist, with amino-acid sequence MDLTLATREVDGRAVVAVGGEIDVYTAPKLRDCITDLVSAGTYDIVIDLEAVEFLDSTGLGVLVGGLKKVRAHDGSLDLVCTQERLLKIFRITGLAKVFTIHDTVGSAPSA